GCTGGTGCGCAACCCGCTGGCCGACCCGATGCTGCTGGGCGTCTCCTCCGGCGCGACGGTCGGGGCCGTGCTGGTCGTGGTGTCCGGCCTGAGCGTCTTCGGCAGGTTCTCCCTGTCGCTGGCCGCGTTCTGCGGTGCGCTCGCCGCCCTCGTCGCGGTCTACCTGCTGGCGCGATCGGGCGGGCGGATGACCACGGTGCGGCTGGTGCTGGCGGGGGTGGCCACGGCCGAGGTGCTGTCGGCTGTCGCGAGCTACCTGGTCGTGACCTCCGACGATCCGCACGCGGCCGACTCCGCGCTGCGCTGGATGCTCGGCGGCATGGGCGGCACCACGTGGGAGGTGCTGTGGATCCCGGCCGCCGCCGTGCTCGCGGGGACGGCCGTGCTGCTGGGCGTGTGCCGTTCGCTGAACCTGCTGCTGGCGGGGGAGGAGGCCGCCGGTGCGCTGGGGCTGGACGTGCATCGGTTCCGGGCGGTGATGTTCACGGTGGTGGCCCTGATGATCGGGACGATGGTCGCGGTCAGCGGCGCGATCGGGTTCGTCGGGTTGATCATGCCGCACATCGTGCGGCTGCTGGTGGGGGCGGACCACCGTCGTGCGCTGCCCGCCGTCGCGCTGCTGGGGGCGGCGTTCATGATCCTCGCCGACCTGGCCGCCCGTACCCTGATCAGCCCTGAGGAGATCCCCGTGGGCATCCTGACCGCCCTGGTCGGCGGGCCGTTCTTCCTGTGGCTCATGCGACGCCGGGCGGCCTCATGACCCCCGCCGACCAGCCCGCCGCGCTGCGCTTCGAGGACGTCTCGGTCGTCGTCGGAGGCCGGACCTTGGTGGACGGGGTGTCCCTGGAGGTGACGCCGGGCGAGGTGATGGGCCTGGCCGGGCCCAACGGCGCGGGCAAGTCCACGCTGCTGCGCACCTGCTACCGCGCCCTGCGGCCCACGTCGGGGCGGGTCCTGCTGGACGGCGAGGACGTGTGGCGGACACCCGGCAAACGCCTGGCCCGTCGGCTGGCCGCCGTTCTGCAGGAGAGCACCGGCGACTTCGAGCTCACCGTGTACGACGTGGTCGCGATGGGGCGCACCCCGCACAAACGGCCCTTCGCGGGCGACGACGCCACCGACCGCGACATCGTCACCGAATCGCTGGGTCGGCTCGACGTCGCCCATCTGACCCGGGCGCCCTTCGATCGGCTGTCGGGCGGCGAGAAGCAGCGGGTCCTCATCGCCCGCGCGCTCGCCCAGCGGACCGGGACGATCGTCCTCGACGAGCCCACCAATCACCTGGACCTGCGCCACCGGCTCGACGCCCTGCACCTGGTGCGCGGGCTCGGCGTCACCGCCGTCATCGCCCTGCACGACCTCGACCTCGCGGCGGCGTTCTGCGACCGCATCTGCGTCATGGACGCGGGACGCACGGTCGCCCTCGGAACACCCGCGCAGGTGCTGACCGCCGACCTGCTGGCCGACGTCTACCGCGTCGACGCCGAGGTCACCGAGCACCCCCGCACCGGCGTCCCCCGGATCACCGTTCTCCCCGGGCGGCGTGGAGCGGAGTTCTCGGCGTGACCTCCCTCCTGCCGGCCCCCGCCGCGTCCGTCACCGCGGCTCTCACCGACATCGCGGATCCGGGGCCCCTTCTTCACCATCACCGTGGGCGGAACGGACCGGGGCCGGCATCCCATCGCCGACGACCACGCCCACGGTGTTCCGGACCTGATCGCGGCCACCACCGGGCGGTACCGAACCTCGGAGGCGCGGATCGGGGCGTCCATCGTGCAACTCGGCCATACCGCTCGGCTGTGCTCACCCCTGCCGGCCCGCGCTCTGGTGCACGGCGTCGTGCCCGACCTGGCCGGGTCGGCGGCTGGGCGCACTCCACGGTCCCCGCGATCGGTACTACTTCCAGACCTTCCGCAGGCTGCTGGACACCGACCGCGAACTGTTCCAGCGCTTCGCCGCCCTCACCGGCTTCAGCCGGGCCGCCCTGAACGGCTTCGGCCATGAGGGACTGCGTTCTCCGGCGGACCCATCATCGCCGACGACCTGCGTCCGCTCGCCCGCCGACCGCTGTGCGCGCCGATATCGCCGCCGGAGCCGGCGGACGAGGGGATCCAAGGCGTCGGTCATCGATCTCGTGTCGAGGGGGTGCGCGTGGTCGGGCGGCGGTGAGCCACAGGCAGGTCGGCCGGCGAGGAGGCTGAGTGCACAAATCGGCGGTAGGCGCCGGCACCCACACGGGCGGATCCGGCGGTTGTGGCGGTGTACCGATCGTACGGATCAACGCCTATGGCGCCGAGTCGGAGGTGGGCTCGGTGTGGCACGAAGCAGCAGGAAGTCCGTGCGCGGGCGCGCGTCGCTCGGCTGCGGTGTGGGGATCGCGGAGAGGTCGCGGGAGGGGTCGTAAGGTATCGCCATGAGCGATCCTCAGGCCGTTCGTGATGCCTTCGACATGTTGTTGGCGGGTAATCGGCGGTTCGTCGCCGGGGTGCCCGAGCATCCCAATCAGGATGCGGCCCGCCGCAGTGAGGTGGCGCCGGAGCAGAAGCCGTTCGCGGTGGTGTTCGGGTGTTCCGATTCCCGGCTGGCGGCCGAGGTCATCTTCGACCGCGGGCTCGGTGATCTGTTCGTGGTGCGTACGGCGGGTCATGTGACGGGGTCGGAGGTGCTGGGGAGCATCGAGTACGGGGTGAGCGTGCTGGGCTGCCCGCTGGTGGTGGTGCTGGGTCACGATTCCTGCGGCGCGGTCGCCGCCGCGCGGGCCGCGGTGACCGACGGCGTGAGCGTGCAGGGGTTCGTGCGGGACGTGGTGGAGCGGGTGACGCCCAGCGTGCTGGCCGCCCAGGCCGCCGGGCGCACCGGCGACGCCGACTTCATCGCCGAGCATGTGCGCCACACGGTCGACCTGCTGCTGGAGCGCTCGGGTGTCGTCGCCGACGCGGTGGCCGCGGGCCGGGCGGCGGTGGCGGGCCTGTCGTACCGGCTGACCGAGGGGACCGCCCATCTGGTCACCGAGCGGGGCCTGACGGCGGCGGCAGCGGGGCAGGTGGGTGCGTAGCCCGACAGCTCGGCACGCCGGGCCGTCCGGGTCGGTTTCGGCGACAGCGGCCCTGCCCCCCGAGGCCACCTGACCGGGCGGGTAACGGGGCGGATCGGCCGCGCCGAGCCTGGCCTCCGCGATGAATGCCAACCCGCAAGGGGCGGCTAGTCCCGCCGGTGGTCGGTGGCGGCCCGGCCCAGGTGCTCGGTCTGGCACTCGGCGCATCGCCCGGACCAGCCGTAGCCCGCGCAGGCGGCGCACTCCACGTCGGGGAGGAGCCGGCCGCCCTCGGCCATGCTGCGGGCGAACCGGTCGAACTCGGTGACGGTGAACACCGACCCGTCCCACACCGCCGCCGGCGCCTGGTCCCGGAACACCACACGGCCCGGCGCGGGGATCTCTCAGTGATCCGGTTCGTTAGAGGGGCAGTGACCAGCGCTGGAGCGGAGGAACTCTGTGGTTGATGTCCCGTTGTGGCTGTGGGTGGCCTTCATCGCAACGGTCGTCGTTGCGCTCGCGGTGGACCTGGTGGCGCACCGCAGCGCACACGTCATCGGCTTCAGGGAGGCCGCGTCGTGGAGCGCCCTGTGGGTGGGTCTGGCACTGGTGTTCGGGGCGGTCGTCTTCGTCGTCCTGGGTTCAGGGCCCGCGACGGAATACACCACGGCGTGGCTGCTGGAGAAGAGCCTGTCGGTCGACAACCTCTTCGTGTTCGCGTTGATCTTCGGCTACTTCAAGGTGCCGCGCGAATATCAGCACCGGGTGCTGTTCTTCGGGATCGTCGGCGCGCTGGTGTTCCGGGGGATCTTTCTGGCCTTGGGCGTGGCCGTGGTCAGCCGGTTCACCGCGGTGATGTTCGTGTTCGCCGCGGTGCTGTTCTACAGCGCCTACAAGATCCTCAAGCAGGAGGACGACGACTTCGATCCGGGCAAGAGCGTGGCGGTGCGGCTGCTGCGCAAGGTCGTCCCCGTGCAGGCCGAGTACGCGGGAACCAGGTTCTTCGTTCGGCAGGCCGGTAAGAGGGTGGCCACCCCGCTGCTCGCGGTCGTCGTCGCGATCGAGGCCGCCGACCTGGTCTTCGCCGTCGACAGCGTGCCCGCCGTCCTGGCGGTCAGCGACGACACCTTCATCGTCTACACCAGCAACGCCTTCGCCATCCTCGGCCTGCGAGCGCTGTACTTCCTCCTCGCCGGCATGCTCGACCGGTTCCACCACCTCAGCAAGGGCCTGGCGATCATCTTGGCGTTCATCGGCGTCAAACTCCTCCTGATCGCCGCCCACAAGACCATCGACTCCAGCATCCCGGAGATCCCCACACCCGTCAGCCTGGCCGTCATCGTCATCGTCTTGACCGCCTCGATCGTTCTGAGCCTACGACGGCCCCCCGATCACGCGCCCGACCGTACCGACCCTTCCCATGCGCCCGAGCACAAATGACAAGGGCACGGCTACGCGACGAACGCACCTTCCAGCCGAGCCCCACGCCGCTGATGGTCGGTGCGGCTGCCTGACCGGCCAGTCCCGGCGGATCACGGGCCGTCTCTTGACGCTTGCTCGGATCGGAATATCATCGCGGTATGGCGATTGATTTCGATTGTGGAATGACTTCGTTGGACGGGCTGGCACCGGCGGCGGCGCTGTTCCACTCGCTGGCCGACCCGGTCCGGCTGTCGATCGTGCAGCGGCTGGCGCGCGGGGAGGCGCGGGTGGTGGATCTGACCCGCGAACTGGGGCTCGGGCAGTCGACGGTGTCCAAGCACCTGGCGTGCCTGCGCGGCTGCGGGCTGGTGGACTACCGCGCCGAGGGCCGCCAGTCGTTCTACTTCCTGGCGGCCCCCGAACTGCTGGACCTGCTGCGCTCAGCCGAGCACCTGCTGACCGCCACCGACCGCGCCGTGGCACTCTGCCCCACCTACGGCACGGGCACCGGGCAGGCCGGGGCGCGCGCGCCCGGCGCGGACGCGACGACGTGACCGCGCTGTCGCCGGCCCCCTCGCCGCAGCGCCGCGCCGTGCTGGCACGGCGGGTTCGGTGGCTGGTGGCGGCCACCATCACCTACAACGCCGTCGAAGCCGTCGTCGCGATCACCGCCGGGACCATCGCCCGCTCCGGGGCCCTGGTGGCGTTCGGGCTGGACTCGGTGATCGAGGTCGCCTCCGCCGCCGCGGTCGCCTGGCAGTTCTCCGCCCGCACCCCCGACCTGGTCCAACAACGCGAGAAGCGCACCCTGCGGATCATCGCCGTCTCGTTCTTCGCGCTCGCCGCCTACGTCACCGCGGACTCGCTGCTCGCCCTGACCGGCGGCGGCACCGCCGAGCACTCCACGCCGGGCCTGGTGCTGGCCGCCCTGTCGCTGGCGATCATGCCGGGCCTGTCGGTCGCCCAACGCCGCACCGGCCGTGAACTCGGCTCCGCCAGCGCGGTCGCCGACTCCAAGCAGACACTGCTCTGCACCTACCTGTCCGGCGTGCTCCTGGCGGGCCTGGCCGTCAACAGCCTGCTCGGCTGGGCCTGGGCCGACCCCATCGCCGGCCTCGTCATCGCCGCCGTCGCCGTCAAGGAAGGCCGCGAAGCCTGGCGCGGAGACGCCTGCTGCGCCGTCCCCGCCACCGTCGCCTCGAAGCAGAGCGGCTGCTCCACCATCACGCCCACACCATGATCTCGGACCGGTCGATCGCGTCGGTATCGGTGCGGCAGACGACGCCGTGGTGGTCGGTCCAGCGTACGGTGCCAAACGTCGCGTACCGCTGCACCGCCGGGGCCACGGCATGGTTCGCCCAGGACTGATCAACCCGCGCCCCACCGTGGCCGGTGGGTGCGCACAGATCGGGGTCGTCATCGCGACGGGCCGGCTCGGCGGCGATGTCG
The DNA window shown above is from Thermomonospora umbrina and carries:
- a CDS encoding cation transporter codes for the protein MTALSPAPSPQRRAVLARRVRWLVAATITYNAVEAVVAITAGTIARSGALVAFGLDSVIEVASAAAVAWQFSARTPDLVQQREKRTLRIIAVSFFALAAYVTADSLLALTGGGTAEHSTPGLVLAALSLAIMPGLSVAQRRTGRELGSASAVADSKQTLLCTYLSGVLLAGLAVNSLLGWAWADPIAGLVIAAVAVKEGREAWRGDACCAVPATVASKQSGCSTITPTP
- a CDS encoding ArsR/SmtB family transcription factor; this encodes MTSLDGLAPAAALFHSLADPVRLSIVQRLARGEARVVDLTRELGLGQSTVSKHLACLRGCGLVDYRAEGRQSFYFLAAPELLDLLRSAEHLLTATDRAVALCPTYGTGTGQAGARAPGADATT
- a CDS encoding FecCD family ABC transporter permease, whose translation is MTGVAEARPTGTGVGAAAPTRRHRVPYALVLVLLGVLVAVAATAGIAAGSVAVPAGEVWGIMAHRVHPALADPTWTPVRETIVIDVRLPRVLLCAVVGAGLSVCGTALQALVRNPLADPMLLGVSSGATVGAVLVVVSGLSVFGRFSLSLAAFCGALAALVAVYLLARSGGRMTTVRLVLAGVATAEVLSAVASYLVVTSDDPHAADSALRWMLGGMGGTTWEVLWIPAAAVLAGTAVLLGVCRSLNLLLAGEEAAGALGLDVHRFRAVMFTVVALMIGTMVAVSGAIGFVGLIMPHIVRLLVGADHRRALPAVALLGAAFMILADLAARTLISPEEIPVGILTALVGGPFFLWLMRRRAAS
- a CDS encoding carbonic anhydrase, translated to MSDPQAVRDAFDMLLAGNRRFVAGVPEHPNQDAARRSEVAPEQKPFAVVFGCSDSRLAAEVIFDRGLGDLFVVRTAGHVTGSEVLGSIEYGVSVLGCPLVVVLGHDSCGAVAAARAAVTDGVSVQGFVRDVVERVTPSVLAAQAAGRTGDADFIAEHVRHTVDLLLERSGVVADAVAAGRAAVAGLSYRLTEGTAHLVTERGLTAAAAGQVGA
- a CDS encoding ABC transporter ATP-binding protein, giving the protein MTPADQPAALRFEDVSVVVGGRTLVDGVSLEVTPGEVMGLAGPNGAGKSTLLRTCYRALRPTSGRVLLDGEDVWRTPGKRLARRLAAVLQESTGDFELTVYDVVAMGRTPHKRPFAGDDATDRDIVTESLGRLDVAHLTRAPFDRLSGGEKQRVLIARALAQRTGTIVLDEPTNHLDLRHRLDALHLVRGLGVTAVIALHDLDLAAAFCDRICVMDAGRTVALGTPAQVLTADLLADVYRVDAEVTEHPRTGVPRITVLPGRRGAEFSA
- a CDS encoding TerC family protein, whose product is MVDVPLWLWVAFIATVVVALAVDLVAHRSAHVIGFREAASWSALWVGLALVFGAVVFVVLGSGPATEYTTAWLLEKSLSVDNLFVFALIFGYFKVPREYQHRVLFFGIVGALVFRGIFLALGVAVVSRFTAVMFVFAAVLFYSAYKILKQEDDDFDPGKSVAVRLLRKVVPVQAEYAGTRFFVRQAGKRVATPLLAVVVAIEAADLVFAVDSVPAVLAVSDDTFIVYTSNAFAILGLRALYFLLAGMLDRFHHLSKGLAIILAFIGVKLLLIAAHKTIDSSIPEIPTPVSLAVIVIVLTASIVLSLRRPPDHAPDRTDPSHAPEHK